The Humulus lupulus chromosome 4, drHumLupu1.1, whole genome shotgun sequence genome has a window encoding:
- the LOC133831143 gene encoding histidine--tRNA ligase, chloroplastic/mitochondrial, whose translation MAAAATVAKPSSFLILRPRLNYFLKPLFVSMANPSSSSSSSTSSTFNRAGVLPILKPLLTTNPRHHSSVAFARDNGGGAGGRSGALAPAQIAEVMEKIDVNPPKGTRDFPPDEMRLRNWLFHNFREVSRLFGFEEVDFPVLESEALFVRKAGEEIKDQLYCFEDRGNRRVALRPELTPSLARLVIQKGKSLSLPVKWFAIGQCWRYERMTRGRRREHYQWNMDIIGVPEVTAEAELISSIVTFFKRIGITASDVGFKVSSRKVLQEVLRRYSIHEDLFGKVCIIIDKIEKIPLDNIKEELKGTGVSTEAVDELLQVLSIKSLTELEEILGDAGEAINELKQLFSLADKFGYSEWIQFDASIVRGLAYYTGIVFEGFDRDGKLRAICGGGRYDRLLSTFGGDASPACGFGFGDAVIVELLKEKGHLPELSLQVDNIVCALDHDLQGPAATVATILREKGQTVDLVLENKPLKWVFKRAARINAERLILVGSSEWQRGMVGVKILSSGKQHEIKLDELE comes from the exons ATGGCTGCTGCTGCAACAGTTGCGAAGCCCTCGAGCTTCCTTATCCTCCGCCCACGACTTAACTATTTCTTGAAGCCCTTGTTCGTCTCTATGGCCAATCCATCTTCATCATCGTCGTCGTCTACTTCCTCGACATTCAATCGAGCTGGCGTACTCCCAATCTTGAAGCCGCTCCTCACTACTAACCCGAGACATCACTCTTCCGTGGCCTTCGCACGCGACAATGGAGGCGGCGCCGGAGGCAGGTCAGGAGCTCTTGCTCCGGCTCAGATTGCGGAAGTCATGGAGAAGATTGATGTTAATCCTCCCAAGGGAACCAGGGATTTCCCGCCCGACGAAATGCGCCTCCGCAATTGGCTTTTCCATAATTTCAGAGAG GTTTCCCGGCTGTTTGGGTTCGAGGAAGTTGATTTTCCAGTGCTTGAGTCGGAGGCTTTGTTTGTTAGAAAAGCAGGAGAAGAGATTAAAGACCAG CTGTATTGTTTTGAAGATAGGGGAAATCGTCGTGTTGCATTGAGGCCTGAGCTTACTCCTTCTTTGGCAAGATTGGTGATACAGAAAGG AAAATCTTTGTCCCTTCCAGTGAAATGGTTTGCTATAGGACAATGCTGGCGGTATGAGCGAATGACCAGGGGCCGCCGTCGAGAGCACTACCAGTGGAATATGGACATCATTGGGGTACCGGAGGTCACG GCTGAAGCAGAACTTATTTCTTCGATTGTCACATTTTTCAAGCGAATTGGGATTACGGCATCAGATGTTGGATTTAAGGTTTCAAGTCGGAAG GTTTTACAAGAAGTCCTAAGGCGCTACTCAATACATGAAGATTTGTTTGGCAAGGTTTGCATCATTATAGACAAA ATTGAGAAAATTCCACTTGACAATATTAAGGAAGAATTGAAGGGTACTGGTGTTTCCACAGAAGCTGTTGATGAGTTACTGCAAGTTCTTTCAATAAAGTCATTGACAGAATTGGAAG AGATACTTGGAGATGCTGGGGAGGCAATTAATGAACTGAAGCAGCTATtttcacttgctgacaagttTGGATATTCGGAATGGATTCAGTTTGATGCATCCATTGTCCGTGGTCTGGCTTACTACACTGGTATCGTCTTCGAG gGTTTTGATAGAGATGGAAAGTTGCGAGCCATTTGTGGAGGTGGGCGATATGATAGGTTGCTCTCTACTTTTGGTGGTGATGCAAGTCCTGCTTGTGGCTTTGGGTTTGGTGATGCTGTTATAGTGGAA TTACTCAAGGAGAAAGGTCATCTACCAGAACTCAGCCTCCAAGTAGATAACATTGTGTGCGCTTTAGATCATGATCTTCAAGGACCAGCTGCGACGGTTGCTACCATACTCCGGGAAAAAGGCCAAACTGTTGATTTAGTTCTTGAGAACAAACCCCTTAAATG GGTATTCAAACGGGCAGCTCGCATAAATGCTGAGAGGCTGATATTGGTGGGAAGTTCTGAGTGGCAACGGGGTATGGTTGGCGTGAAAATTCTTTCTTCTGGCAAACAACATGAAATAAAACTTGATGAGCTAGAGTGA
- the LOC133831144 gene encoding glucomannan 4-beta-mannosyltransferase 1-like encodes MEIWKCHSIITSVEQEVGSSTCSFFGFNGTAGVWRLQAIKDAGGWKDRTAVEDMDPAVRASLNGWKFIFVGDLGVKFINSWKFVFVGDLGVKFKRTIVTFT; translated from the exons GAAATGTCACTCGATTATCACTAGTGTTGAGCAAGAAGTAGGCTCGTCAACATGTTCATTCTTCGGATTCAATG GAACTGCAGGTGTATGGCGACTCCAAGCCATAAAAGATGCTGGTGGATGGAAAGATCGAACCGCAGTGGAAGACATGGATCCAGCAGTCAGGGCTAGCTTAAACGGTTGGAAGTTCATCTTTGTTGGGGACCTTGGAGTAAAGTTTATAAACAGTTGGAAGTTTGTCTTTGTTGGGGACCTTGGAGTAAAGTTTAAACGCACAATCGTGACTTTCACTTAG